DNA sequence from the Nicotiana tomentosiformis chromosome 3, ASM39032v3, whole genome shotgun sequence genome:
TCCATCAcgtcaaccttagcatggtcaacctcaatacccttactggacactcgatgccccagcactataccttcttgtaccataaaatggcacttctctCAGTTCAACActaaatttgtctccacacacctttccaacactcttcttaaattgtgcAGACAGTCTTCGAATGAATCCCCTACCACAGAGAAATAatccataaagacttccataatatcttcaaccatgtcagtgaaaatggctaacatacacctctgaaaggtggccggtgcattgcataggccaaacggcattctccgaaaggcaaagatgccatacaGACAAGTGAATGATGTCTTCTCTCTATACTCAGGGGCTATGGAAATCTGATTATACCCTAAATACCCATCCAAAAGAAGAAGTGAGACCTCCCTACCAATCTATcaaacatttggtcaatgaatagtaaaggaaaatggtctttccgggtggctgtGTTCGGTTTTCTATAATCCATACAAATTCGCCAACCCGTAACTGTACGAGTCAagatcaactcattattctcattgggcactacagtcattccacccttctttggcacacactgaactgggctgacccagttactgtcagagattgggaagatgattcccgcatctaactacttgatcacttctttcttcaccacttctttcatgttagGGTTtatccttctttgatgttctctggaaggtttgtgcccatcttccagtagaatcttatgcatacaaaatgtCGGGTTGATCCTCTTAATATCTGTAATGGTCCAGCCAATTGCAGTTTTGCATTCCATTAACACATGCAAAAGTTATCctgcctgcacatctaacaaactggatgagataataacaggtaaagtggattTATGTCCCAAGAAATCATACCTGAGGTGAGACAGTAACGGTTTTagttccaactgtggtggctcttcaactgatggcttagctggaggtgtttttctttcttctaagtgtaagggctcgaattcgagctctcttttccagtaccctcGCCCTTCAACGGCCAAAACCCACACTGTCAAGTTTTCACCATCCatttcttctaagttcatgaggtatgctgctagagggtcttttgcgttcagagtctcatcttcctcctccaagatCACATCCACAGCTTCTATCAGAGATCAGTTAGCAAACTCACTAGGTCACCGCATAGATTTTTGCACATTAAACGTTATCTCTTTATCGTTCAGTCTCATCTTTAGCTCCCCGGATTCACAATCAATTAGGGTtctcccagtggccaagaatggccttcccaaaattatgggaatctcctcttCAACCCGAtagtctagaatgacaaaatctgctgggaAAACAAACTTCCCCACCtgtactaatacatcatcaaggataTCAGAGGGACTCTTCACTGTCCGATCGGCCAGCTGTAATAACATAGACGTGGGTCTAGTTCTTCTAATGCCTAGCCTTTTTtagatagccaagggcatcaagtttatgctttcccccaaatcacaaagtgccttagcaaacgcatagttgcctattgtgcatgggattgtaaaactccctggatcagaTAAATTCTTAGCTATGGGTCTTTTCACAACAGCACTACATATCTGAGTCAGTGTAACCgtggccaagtcttgaaagtccaacttacgagacatcaagtccttcatcatttttgcataaccaggcatttcCTTTAAGGCGTCAATCAATGGAATGTTTGCCTGAATTTGCTTCAACATCTCCAAGAATTTCTTATATTGCTCATCTTTTTGATATGTGGCCAATCTCTGGGGGAAGGGTGTTGGAGGCCGCTTCTTTCCTGTGATTTGATTTTGAACCTGCTCTGGCACTGTTTCTACTGCCTTCTCTTGCTCTGACTCAGTTTCCTTCGCgacttctttttctttgcttATTTCAGTTGGTGCATGTTGTACCATCACCTCTGTTAACCATGTTGAGTCATCTATCTCAAAGGGTActggcacaagtgtttcagtAGGCCGGCTTTCGCGAGCCATCCCTTGCtccagatctaggtctctaccacTTCGTAGACTCACTGCTATAAGCTGTTTCGGGCCCTgttcttttggattgacttgtgtaTCTGCAGGTAACCTCCCTTGGAGACGATTTTTTAGGGCCATAGaaatctgtcctaattgaatctcaataccATTTATCACTGATTCATGTGAATCTACCCTCTGTTGTATTTTTCCCGTGGACCCAATCAATTGCTGCAGCATTCTGTTGTTGCTGTCCAGTATTCCCTCAAGTTTAGTAAACCTATCATCTGGTCTCATAATCTattgttgttgaggttgttgataagtcagctgctgattttgctggatGTAGCcatgttgcctttggtaaggcgcAACTTGACCCagtggtcgcatagctccaggattgttgttgttattgtactgctGTTGCGCTGGTCTATATTATTGATTGTGTTGACCCCAATTCTGACCATCTTGCCTCTGTCCCCCATAGTTGGCTACATAATTCATATCTTCCAGATATTGCTGGTTGTCACCTTCCGCACTCCACGAGCaaacatatggttggttaatgcatggtgtacataagcccccattagttgtgtcaactatgtgaacctgctgcttctggcctgattcatcaatctttttggtgaggatactcatttgtgtcattaGAGTGGCCACATTCTCAGttatggagttgtttgggtccaaagccacTGAGTGAACTACCGGAGTGATCGTAGAggctcttgtcatccatcctgagttttgtgCCATCTTATCATAGGATCTTGCATTCTGCGAACGTTTTactcaaaaatgctccacctgctgaagcatcaacattggcctttaagctgTCAGCTAGTCCCATGTAGAATCtctgccccaacatctgatctggaataccttgatgtggacacttaaccatcATGCCCTTGAACCTCTCATATGTTTCTTATAGTGATTCTGTTGGTCTCTGCTTGtagctcaatatatcatcaatctgtTGGGCAGTTTTATTTGGTGGGTAAAATCTGTTCAAatattgcttgactaattcctcccaagtagtgatggaattTATAGGGAGTGAATTAAGATAAGTCTGAGCTTCTCCTGACAGCGAGAATGGGAACAACAAAAGCTTTATTGAGTCTGGTATCACGTTAGGTTGCCTTTGCGTTAAACATATTGACAGGAAATTCTCCATGTGCTGTTGAGGATCTTCAATGTGTGACCTTGAGAATAGTCCTTTATTCTGCAACAAATATAGCATCTTGTTTATGATTTGGAATGATTCTGCTTATATCAGAGGGACTAcaattgcggttgccagattatcggcggtgggttgtgcccaatcatataatGTTGTTTCTGGTACAAGAGGCACCACACCCCGATTGTTTGGTTCATTCTCATTGTTTCTGTTGTTGATTGGATTTTCTATTCCGTCAGCCATGTCTGGTTCGATTTGTTCTGTCGAGTTTCGTTGCTGTTTGCttttcttgtttgcacgatttagtcccttgaaaactttctcaggatctgataaCGCTTCGAtcaattcaccagttcttgaggagttcctaggcatgcacctgtaacacccaagactacaaacgttaaaatttcaatgtatttggtttagaatggagaaaattgactacactaagaattctagcacttcatttagctgcaattaataacaccgttaattccccggcaacgatgccaaaatttgatcacgcccaactatgccttataaaaaggactaagcggtcgttgcaaatataatccggtttacaagtccggagtcgaatccaaCAGaaaattaacctatcaaacacagctactagactcgcacaaattcacgcaatcaatcttcagaaatatttaagtaacaattttggttttattaactaaatattacgtaatgaaaatgaaataattaataactaactatgaacgggttgtaaacaagaattggaatgatctaaggttgtgattttccCTATTGTTAGAATCTTTTTCGCTACGTTTTCTAcaaatttgcctaagttttctttatcgaccatgagcactctaactgtcgtaactttctcccgagtaattaccacaatttactagacatattctcccgaattacgctagttgGCATTAAGTACAACTTACTCAGATCgcatcaaggtttcgttatccctaatcccacctttaaacctccgtattgatcctgCATATatgtttaggagtgatgttattcaacaactacctaaatatgcactctctcccgagtaatacatactaaataggcacagctaattgagggcccttcaatcaacctcatgaataatatagttgaacaaatagagaaaatactacggcaaatttatattaacgtaacaagaaaatcatcattCAATAGGTTTCATCAAAACCCAagattaggaatttagctactcatactcatcgtaacaatatcccaaatattttgcataattaaaatacagagtaaatattaaaagatgtaaaaatcgatgattctaactcccaacggGTGATTTCACAagctattcttgcctccggttgcaaaagTCCTCCCAAATggtgtttttaggtctatttatatgtgtaggagaagacctaaacgtgtaggccaagtcctagtcaaacccggagacgaattaagtcttcaaaactcggattggacctggccccaagcctggcgtcgccagcctaatgcCTGGTTCTgcttggcctttgccttgcaacgCTAGCCTAAAGCCAGCTtcaagcctggcgtcgccaggttCTCTCATTCACTGCTCCCGCGCCCGCTTTCGACTTGTAGGTCtcctttttcttctacttttatCTCCAatttacctacacataaaatggaCTCTATTACACGCAAATAAGGTGTACTTTATCATTAAAGCGTATAAAAATGCAAGGCGAATAATGtgctaaaccatgaattatagccacacatcaataatatttgttagttaattagtagaaataaaaaatcaaatctttataactaggaaattatttggacttgtgtttcttagcaatattgaacaattgtagctaaaccttagttctctgtgggattcgactccaaactcgtaaaccggattatatttgcaacgaccgtttagtcctttttataaagcatagttgggcgtgatcagtgGTGTTACCGGAataaagatatttatcttaataTATATTTAgaattatagttattttatggTTGATTATAGATATTAGTTAATACCGGtgtaaattttatataaaaatggTGGTATGAAATTATTCCATATAGAAGGTGGGATAGATAATACCATGGGACATATATCCTAGAATTATCACACGGGATATCCTAAAACTGAACCAAACGACCCCCAAGTGTTTCTCTTTAtgtgtttctttattattatcttttcttttTAATCAATTTTGTAAAATACTTTTCGTGATTTTTACGTCTTTTCTAAATGTAATCAACACATATAAGGAGGAATTGAGGAAAAGGAGACAAGGTAATTCGAGGGGTCATTAAATTTTAGACTAAAACTAGATGGAAAACTAATTTTTCACCCATAAATCAATCGAATCTGTATTCTTCTACGTATCATCCTGTAAATAAATATTACTGCTGTATTTAATTCATAGTACTGTACAACGAGCAAAACTACGGCGGTTGTACTGTACATGCAGAAACCTAATTAGTTCTATCTATAGTGATTTCCCATCTTGGATGATCACTAGAGACTGAGACTCTTGGTGTTGATATCCCATTATTAATTGCATTATTCATGTCAGGATATTGTCCATCTTGATTGTTAACTACTGGTTTCATTGTTCTGCTCATCAACTTCCCTCTAATTCTCTGCTGCTGCACCACTAGAATTGATGCTGTTAATCCAATATCTGCTGAAGCCAAGAAATCTCCCACCACACCAAGTTCTGGACATTCACTCCATGCCCCAAGTCCTACTAGCAAAGGAGAATCTTCATGGTGCCTCCCTACAACTATTAAATCAAATCTATTTTCTAATCCCCTAAGTGAAGCAGATAGCCCAACCCCATCTCTCGTAACGTGTTCTTCGTATACGAAATTCTCGTTCGTTGAGTTTTCATATCGGACTGCTTCAATCAAGCTGTTGTCTAACTTTCTTTCTCTAGCATTGTCATACCCGAACATAAGGAAACGGATGATTGTTATCGACACGTTTTTGTGTCTAGCCATTCGAGCACCATAGGCTAGCGATTCTGCATCATCGGGACCTCCAATGTAGACCACAGCAACATGGTAAATGTTGCCCTGATTGCTTAGTGTCGCCATGGATCCCTTTAGGATTCCACGATCGACTAGTATGCCCACAGAACAAGGCGCTTTTCTGAGAATTTTCGTGTTGATAGTTTGGATGGCACGACTTACTGTTCCAATGGAACCATCGATTTCCCAATGCTTGTGGAATGGTAGGATCGCAATGGTAGCATTCTGGTCCAGGGCCAAGCGAGAAATGTCCTCTGGCATTAGTTCATAATGTGTGATGTCGATGAATGGTTGAAGTGTGACACAACTTTCAAAGGCAAGCTCATATTGTCTAAGTGCATTGATGATTTGCAATGATATTGAAGCATCCTGAGGGATGGCTCCTTGCGAATGATTATGCGTGATAAGAAGAGGAGCGGCTCTACCCACGAGCTCAATGAGGACGAGAGCTATGACACCAACGGGGCTTTGTTCTGTTGCATTGGATGCTTCAAGCAAGTTGACCATAGTTGGCACACTTTGTAGATCGTGAACGCAGACCAATATCCTTAGCTCTGAGTCAGGCTTTGAATGCTGAATCGTCCTTCTCATCGTTGGAGCTTGTTGTTCGAGAGCACGAATGAGAAATCTTATTAGCGGTGTAATGACCACCATAACTGAAACAACAGAGAGCATGATAGCCACTGCAAAGTGTTCATCTGATAGAGCCTAGCATTGATTAGAAAGAGATCAAATCATTTAGTAAATCTTTTTGGAATAATTtggggaaaagaaaaagaaaagctgATGAAATGTCACCTGTGAAACTCTCCATAAgttaaagaaaacaacatcacaGATGCCTCTAGCATTCAGCATCAGACCAAGAATGACAGAGTCTTGAATGGTTAATCCCGTGTAGCGAGTTATGATCATCATTATTACAATCTTGACGAGGACGCCAAAGAGAACTAGAAGGGCAATAACCCATAGGGACTTAAAATGAATGGTGAAAATGTCTGTTTTGAGGCCACTGGTGGTGAGAAAAACCGGGTACAAAACCTTGCCAACTGGATAATGAAGTTTCCTGATCAAAGCTGCGCCCAAAGGCGGGCCTTCAGGAATAGCCATTCCTAACACAAGTGATCCAAATAGGTAGTGTTGCCCGATCGTCTCAGCAGTTAATATGTACAACAATGCAAGTATTAAGACACAAACAAAGTAGTTTTCCCCAACAGGTTTTCCTTCTGGTCTAAGTCTTAATGTCGTCTTAATTGCAGGCCTAATGGAAAAAACTGTGAATATGACTAAGATCAAAGGCGAGAGAATCGAACCCATTTTCTGCGCCACAGTATGTTCTTTCTCCAACTGCAACTTTATAAAACCTACTGAAGCCAAGGTTAAGCCAATTATATCACAAAACATAGCTGAAGAAGTGGCTAGGCGGCCTTGGTCAGTATTGAGAAGTTGCATCTCTTTAAGAAGGGAACATACGTTGGGAAAACCAATAACACATTGTGAAGCTGCTACAATAGGCAGAGCTTTTGCAAGAAGAGGATCCAAAACGATGAAATGTTTTATAAGCATCGCTAGCGCCATAGTGGATCCCAGTGAGGTGAACATTACAGTGACACCAATGATAATGGCCTTTTTCCCTGGCCTGAACATCCTTTTCGAGTCACACTCAACTCCTATGACGAAAAGATTGAACAGAACACCAAATGTTGCTGCAGTTTCTAATGCCATAACACCTCGCGTCGGGAACATGGTTTCTCTCACTGATTCAAGATGTCCCAATACTGATGGTCCAAATACTATACCACCCTGAGTTGCAATTCAAAAATTGTTAGCTCATATTTCATCACTTCAAGAACAGTATTACACGAGCAAAAGGAAGTTTTCACCCCTTTTTATCAG
Encoded proteins:
- the LOC138907929 gene encoding uncharacterized protein yields the protein MRPDDRFTKLEGILDSNNRMLQQLIGSTGKIQQRVDSHESVINGIEIQLGQISMALKNRLQGRLPADTQVNPKEQGPKQLIAVSLRSGRDLDLEQGMARESRPTETLVPVPFEIDDSTWLTEVMVQHAPTEISKEKEVAKETESEQEKAVETVPEQVQNQITGKKRPPTPFPQRLATYQKDEQYKKFLEMLKQIQANIPLIDALKEMPGYAKMMKDLMSRKLDFQDLATVTLTQICSAVVKRPIAKNLSDPGSFTIPCTIGNYAFAKALCDLGESINLMPLAI
- the LOC104084838 gene encoding cation/H(+) antiporter 15-like; the protein is MGNAAVLNNTSTSTAQNIWCYDPEDVSSNGYKVRNPLKFPAPLMVFQLSVISLTSLLIDAGLKPLGQPSLVAQVLGGIVFGPSVLGHLESVRETMFPTRGVMALETAATFGVLFNLFVIGVECDSKRMFRPGKKAIIIGVTVMFTSLGSTMALAMLIKHFIVLDPLLAKALPIVAASQCVIGFPNVCSLLKEMQLLNTDQGRLATSSAMFCDIIGLTLASVGFIKLQLEKEHTVAQKMGSILSPLILVIFTVFSIRPAIKTTLRLRPEGKPVGENYFVCVLILALLYILTAETIGQHYLFGSLVLGMAIPEGPPLGAALIRKLHYPVGKVLYPVFLTTSGLKTDIFTIHFKSLWVIALLVLFGVLVKIVIMMIITRYTGLTIQDSVILGLMLNARGICDVVFFNLWRVSQALSDEHFAVAIMLSVVSVMVVITPLIRFLIRALEQQAPTMRRTIQHSKPDSELRILVCVHDLQSVPTMVNLLEASNATEQSPVGVIALVLIELVGRAAPLLITHNHSQGAIPQDASISLQIINALRQYELAFESCVTLQPFIDITHYELMPEDISRLALDQNATIAILPFHKHWEIDGSIGTVSRAIQTINTKILRKAPCSVGILVDRGILKGSMATLSNQGNIYHVAVVYIGGPDDAESLAYGARMARHKNVSITIIRFLMFGYDNARERKLDNSLIEAVRYENSTNENFVYEEHVTRDGVGLSASLRGLENRFDLIVVGRHHEDSPLLVGLGAWSECPELGVVGDFLASADIGLTASILVVQQQRIRGKLMSRTMKPVVNNQDGQYPDMNNAINNGISTPRVSVSSDHPRWEITIDRTN